DNA from Thunnus maccoyii chromosome 5, fThuMac1.1, whole genome shotgun sequence:
AGGGATGTGGAATAACACTTTTACATTAAAGATAATGTAGAAAAATCAATAAGTAGATTCAAATTTAGTTCAGATGTTACTTTTACTTCTTGGAAAccttttaattttcttttctttttttggcttttatattgacacttttgtttttgtttttattgtttgtgtctgttgtctTCATTATTATATGTccagttattttcatttcttttctgatctttgttttgtcctttcttgttttattgagattgtttttattctcaagTCATTGTTCTTTGTTTGGAACTCAAGAAGCCCAGTGATCACTTTGTGGAAGCTAATGAGGatccaaataaaaaagaaagaataggTTTAGCTTTCTTTGGTTAgtatttacataatttaattaacCTAAATAACTTTAATTTGATAATTTCTGTTCTTTACTCTTTGTGTTGTGGCTCAagaaacagacagtaaacattattatttacacaaaCAGCACTTTATTATTTCTCAGTGTTAACAGTGTCTAGTAGCAGGAGTCCAGGATGCGCCTCATGCTCATGAACCTCATGCTGCCCATGCCCAGGTTCATGAAGGTCCTGTGCTCTCCAGGCCTCATGTACACCATCCTGCCTCTGAACTGGGGCTGCTCGAACATCAGCCAGTGTCCCTCCATCACGTTACAGGACATGCAGTTGGACATGCGGAAACGCTCCATGATGTCCTCGCAGTCGTCCATCAGCTCGGACATCTGGCCTGCGAAGTTCTCCCTCTCGTAGATCTTCATCCTGAAAGATCCACGGTGCTGCAACACATGGAGCCACTCATCAGTAATCAACAAACAGTCAGTATCAGTTGAACACATGAGGAGTTCTTGGGAGTTAATTTAGATCAGTCCTTATTTGTACCTAAATACATTACATGGCCAGAAGTATGTGGATGCCTGATCAATGTACACACTATGGGTTTaggttaaaggacaggttcaaaattagaagatcccttcataatgcaattacaatgtaagtgatgggggacaaaatcctcagtcctccttctgtatttaaaagtttatatgaagctaatgtgaagcttcagtcatTCAAATGACATATTTATGACATATTTCCTGACAAACTTCAGAACTCACAATCACAtaagcaaaacatgtttttcctccGAATGCTGAAGAATAAACTTTACTGTTACACCTGGTTGAACTTACCCTGCCAGCCTTTTTAAAATCCTCTCTTTTTACATTATCCGCTCATGGTCACTTAATTACAGGATGATTGGACATTTTTTGTTGAGTAAATTTGTCCGCTTTCTtatttgtttgtggttttaggCGCAGAACGatcagtttttacattttagtttttgtacggattaaacaattgacatataacatgttaatcagtgaaCTTCACAGGCactggattttgttacctttggacagagccaggctagctgttccccggtttccagtctttatgctaagcttggagtaattttttaagaaaaatatccaaattttctgattccagcttctcaaatatgaatattttctggtttctttattattctttgatagtaaactgaatatactTCAGTTGTGGATTGTTCATCAGGACAATACAAGGTATTTGAGGACGCcaccttgggctttggaaacagcgattgacatttttcaccattctctgacattttatagaccaaacaactaattgattaatcaagaaaataactgacagattaattgataatgagaatagttgttagttgcagctctaaactctTGTCACTGTGTATGAAAGTCAGACGTGCTACTCGTCCTTCCACCACTCCGACCTCCACGTCCTTACATTGTGAAAGTCttactgtcagtcagtctgtaaTGTGATTGGTTGTGTGGTTACCATGGGGATCATGCGGCAGGACCTGATGCAGTCGCTCATTCCCATCATGCTCATGTAGTCGGAGTACTCGCCCCTCCTCAGGAAGTACTGGTTGCCCATGAAGTTGGTGCGGTCATAGACCATGAAGCAGCCTCTCTCCACCCTGCAGGACTGACACCTGCTCAGGAAGGTGGACAGGTCGGGGCAGTCACTGTTGCACTCATAGGAACGACCCTGGAAGTTCCTCTCCTCGTAGAAAACGatctgagacagagacagaagagtcgttgtctatactgtatatatgaaaataatcactggTCACAGctttactccattacaagtaaaagtcctgcatgaaaaatcctacttaagtaaaagtacataagtattatcagcttgatgtagttaaagtattgcagtaaaagtattggtttggtccctctgactgatatattattatatatgacatcattagattattaatactgaagcatcagtgtgaaagcagcatgttactgtagTTGCTGGAGGTcgagctagtttgaactatacactgctttttgtaagacatcaacagcccaaaaggttggaaaccactggtttcatctttaacaatgtattgtgttttaaaagcttgttatattatccattgtgtcaaatcttcatctgaaaagtatctaaagctgtcaaataaatgtagtggagtacaaagtataatatttccctctgaaatgttgtggagtggaagtataaagtagcatcacatggaaatactcaagtacttcataattgtactgaagtacactacttgagtaaatgtacttaattactttccaccactgtgtaaTAATCAATACATTATCAGCCTGATCAGGTGAGTATCAATACTGATCAGTCTCTACTGTTATCTAGCTTCAGAGGTTGGAAAGTCATGTGACTCTCAGACTCAGATATGTGTTTTCCAGCTGATCtcactcctgtgtgtgtgtttgtttttcaaaataaaatgtagagaAACAATGCATTCTGGGACTTACCTTGCTCCTCATGTTCATATCGGTGGTGGACATGTTCATGTGCTGTTGGTGTGTCGTTGGT
Protein-coding regions in this window:
- the LOC121897519 gene encoding gamma-crystallin M2-like; the protein is MNMSTTDMNMRSKIVFYEERNFQGRSYECNSDCPDLSTFLSRCQSCRVERGCFMVYDRTNFMGNQYFLRRGEYSDYMSMMGMSDCIRSCRMIPMHRGSFRMKIYERENFAGQMSELMDDCEDIMERFRMSNCMSCNVMEGHWLMFEQPQFRGRMVYMRPGEHRTFMNLGMGSMRFMSMRRILDSCY